A genomic region of Arachis stenosperma cultivar V10309 chromosome 9, arast.V10309.gnm1.PFL2, whole genome shotgun sequence contains the following coding sequences:
- the LOC130950100 gene encoding uncharacterized protein LOC130950100 — MASEGESFLALVHCCGKIKKSKSEGVKFTDREPLSVFISSSSSLSDLKNSILQKLGVFGSKWVKKLYYKIPIAVVSTGVKYDTFVVKADEDLRVLFHCVRSFPEIRIHELFAKLEVGVESSRASAPVPGSTAAGGASSSMPTVRPYHPPIASPSFVVDLGRREVVGSVTLENAPVDEPPHDVGTGGGLLTYMEGFGGPDRVENAICDDDSEQEPVDITGDSDDDTGANPHTQHMPSSSASQQYPPHFSTLNLDALAQQEDGGNIVGGSSTEFQIGKSFQNKDEAVLSVKDYSIRRGVEYRVIESDHLKYHGKCKEFEKGCTWLIRVALRARKGTWEVRRYNGPHTCLATSISSDHRQLDYHVICARILPLVRADAVVTVKVLQEATEADYGFRPSYRKVWMAKQKAVAQIYGDWEESYADLPRWMLGVQSTMPGTITVLKTSPVRLRGEIDESTVYFHRLFWTFPPCIETFRHCKPLVSIDGTHLYGKYGGTLLLAIAQDGNSNILPIAFALVEGENAESWSFFLSNLREHVTPQEGILVISDRHNGIKAALEAPKNGWLPPRAFRAYCLRHVAANFALTFKGKDSRRMLVNAAYAKTEAAFYYWFDIMRTENPAMCDWANRMEYDKWTQHEDSGRRFGHMTTNISECVNSVLKGTRNLPVTSLAKSTYGRLAQLFVVRGQAAEAQIGSGHEFCQALVKAIDRNIRDSRCFTVTLYDRHQSEYTVAETTPTGSFSLGSYRVSLKDNTCDCGHFQALHYPCCHAIACCAYSRLNWASYVHEVYRMSEVFNVYKQGFYPPIPEGLWPPYPGPTIIPDPDLRRAKEGRPRATRIRGSMDQSQENQPKRCGLCRQPGHTRRNCDQRRQTGGGSA; from the coding sequence ATGGCAAGTGAGGGAGAGAGTTTTCTAGCCTTAGTGCATTGCTGTggcaaaattaaaaaaagcaaaagcgaGGGTGTGAAGTTCACTGATAGAGAACCACTGAGTGTTTTCATCAGTTCGTCAAGCTCCTTATCAGATTTGAAGAACAGCATCTTGCAGAAGCTTGGCGTGTTTGGTAGCAAGTGGGTGAAGAAACTATACTACAAGATCCCCATCGCAGTTGTCTCGACCGGTGTTAAGTATGATACCTTTGTGGTTAAGGCTGATGAAGATCTTAGGGTTTTGTTCCATTGCGTAAGGAGTTTTCCGGAGATCAGAATCCATGAGTTGTTCGCGAAGTTGGAGGTCGGTGTTGAAAGTTCTAGGGCATCCGCTCCAGTTCCTGGCTCGACTGCCGCCGGAGGTGCATCTAGTTCGATGCCTACCGTCAGACCGTATCATCCACCAATAGCATCCCCTTCATTCGTAGTGGATTTAGGCCGAAGAGAGGTTGTTGGTTCTGTAACTTTGGAGAATGCACCAGTCGATGAGCCTCCTCACGATGTCGGCACTGGGGGTGGCCTGTTAACTTATATGGAAGGCTTTGGTGGACCCGATCGAGTAGAGAACGCAATATGTGACGATGACTCTGAGCAGGAGCCTGTTGATATCACAGGGGACAGCGACGATGACACAGGTGCAAATCCACATACGCAGCATATGCCTTCAAGTTCTGCCTCTCAACAGTACCCTCCACACTTCTCGACACTAAACTTGGATGCTCTGGCTCAACAGGAGGACGGAGGTAACATAGTCGGGGGCTCTTCTACAGAATTTCAGATCGGGAAATCATTCCAAAACAAAGATGAAGCTGTGCTGAGTGTGAAGGACTATAGCATCCGGCGAGGTGTTGAGTACAGAGTCATCGAATCAGATCATCTGAAGTATCATGGAAAATGCAAGGAATTCGAGAAGGGTTGTACTTGGTTGATTCGAGTAGCCCTGCGTGCACGCAAGGGCACTTGGGAGGTTAGGAGGTACAACGGGCCACACACATGCTTGGCAACCTCTATTTCGAGTGATCACCGTCAGCTGGATTACCACGTTATTTGTGCGAGGATTCTTCCGTTGGTTAGGGCAGACGCTGTGGTTACGGTAAAGGTTTTGCAAGAAGCTACAGAAGCTGATTACGGGTTCCGGCCTAGCTACAGGAAGGTCTGGATGGCCAAGCAGAAGGCAGTGGCACAAATATATGGCGATTGGGAAGAGTCGTACGCAGACCTGCCACGTTGGATGTTAGGGGTCCAGTCAACAATGCCTGGAACAATCACGGTGTTGAAGACCTCTCCCGTTCGGCTTCGTGGTGAGATTGACGAGTCGACGGTGTACTTTCACCGACTTTTCTGGACATTTCCACCGTGCATTGAGACATTCCGTCATTGCAAGCCCCTTGTCAGTATTGATGGTACCCACCTGTATGGTAAGTATGGAGGAACGCTGCTGTTGGCAATAGCGCAGGATGGGAACTCGAACATCCTGCCAATAGCATTTGCCCTTGTGGAGGGTGAGAATGCAGAGTCGTGGTCATTCTTCTTGTCCAACCTACGAGAGCATGTAACTCCTCAGGAGGGTATCCTTGTTATCTCCGACAGGCATAATGGAATCAAGGCAGCGCTTGAGGCACCGAAGAATGGCTGGCTCCCTCCCCGTGCTTTCCGAGCGTACTGTCTTCGGCATGTGGCGGCCAATTTTGCCCTTACGTTCAAAGGTAAGGACTCAAGGAGGATGCTTGTGAATGCTGCCTACGCAAAGACTGAAGCAGCGTTCTATTACTGGTTTGACATCATGCGGACTGAGAATCCAGCAATGTGTGACTGGGCCAACCGGATGGAGTACGACAAATGGACCCAACATGAGGATAGTGGTCGACGGTTCGGGCACATGACAACCAACATTAGTGAATGTGTGAACTCGGTGTTAAAGGGAACTCGCAACCTCCCGGTCACATCTTTGGCTAAGTCAACTTACGGGAGGCTTGCTCAGCTATTTGTGGTCCGCGGACAGGCAGCAGAGGCACAAATTGGATCTGGGCATGAGTTTTGTCAGGCCTTGGTCAAGGCTATTGATCGGAATATAAGAGACTCTAGGTGCTTCACGGTGACGTTGTATGACAGGCATCAATCTGAGTACACGGTCGCCGAGACAACACCAACCGGGAGCTTCTCGCTGGGAAGCTATAGGGTTTCCCTTAAAGATAACACATGCGACTGTGGCCACTTTCAGGCGCTACACTATCCTTGTTGCCATGCCATTGCGTGTTGCGCATACTCCCGCCTTAATTGGGCGTCATATGTTCACGAGGTATATCGTATGAGTGAGGTGTTCAACGTTTACAAGCAGGGTTTTTATCCACCTATCCCTGAAGGACTGTGGCCTCCATATCCTGGGCCAACTATCATACCTGACCCTGATTTGAGGCGTGCAAAGGAAGGTCGTCCTAGGGCAACCAGGATCCGTGGTAGTATGGATCAGTCTCAGGAGAACCAACCTAAGCGCTGTGGGTTATGCCGTCAGCCTGGGCATACGCGCAGGAACTGTGACCAGCGAAGACAGACTGGTGGAGGGTCAGCCTAG